Below is a window of Deltaproteobacteria bacterium HGW-Deltaproteobacteria-6 DNA.
CTTGCATATTTTGCCTGACGAGGCGGGTTCGGAGGTCAGGCTGGTTAATGCGGTTGAGGATGAAGCGTTTGCCCGGGCGGTGAAAAAAAAGCTGGAGTACACGGCAAGGCTTCGGGCCAAAATCTGTGAGCAGCAGGAAATTCTGACCCGGGAGATCCAGTACGCCGAAGCGCTTGAGCGCATGGGCATTGATGCCGGAGCATTCAAAAAAGGAAGAATTCTTCGGACGGTTTTCGGAACGGTGGAGAATACCGACTGGCAGGTTCCGTCCTACGAGCGGTTTATGATCGCCAGAACCGGGCACTTCGTGTTCGGCATGGCCTTGCCGGCTTTTGCCGCCGATATGCTTCAGTTCCTCAAGGAAAACGGATTTACCGACCATTCCGATGAACTCCGGCCGGTGGCTCTGACAACCCTTGCGAAGCGTGCCGATGCCCTGAAGCGGCGCGTGGAAACGCTTGCCGCCTATGTCAACCGTCTGAAGGAGGAAAAAGGACAGGCCTTCAGGCAAATGAACGCTGATTACCGGGCTTATGAGGAAATGCTCAAGGCCATGCGGATGTCCGTATTTTCATCCCGGGCGATGTTCATCACCGGATGGATGGATGCAAGAGAAAGAACAAGGCTTGTTGAAATCATGCAGACCGTGTGCGGCGGCAGGTTTATCGTGTCCGATGAGCAGGACCGGGATGCGCCCGTTCGCCTGAGAAACATGCGCTTGTTCCGGCCCTTTGAGCTGCTGGTGAAAACCATGGGAATGCCTTCCCCCGGCGAACTCGATCCCACGCCCCTTACCGCCGTCACTTATGTGATGATGTTCGGCCTCATGTTCGGCGACCTCGGCCAGGGGTTGATCCTCATGATGTGCGGCCTGATTTTGAGAAGATTCGGTCAGAAGAAGTTTCGGGAAGAACTTGTGCAGGCGGGCGGGATTCTTCTGGCCTGCGGCGGCTCAGCGGCTGTCTGCGGCCTGCTCTATGGCAGCGTCTTTTCCAGTGAACATCTTCTGCCCGCCCTCTGGTTCCATCCCACCGGCGATATTATGCGTCTGTTTTTCATGACCATCATGATGGGGGTGGTGTTTATCATGATCGGTTTTGGCCTCAATATCATCAACAGTTTTCTTAATTCGGATTATACCGAAGCCCTTCTGGAAAAGCGGGGACTGGCCATCCTTACCCTCTATGCCGCTATGGTCGTATTTGCCCTGAATTACCAGAGAACCGGTCAGCTCCCGGCGTTCTGGGCGGTTGGTGTTTTTATCTTTCTGCCCCTGATGGTTTTTTCACTGCGCGGCGTACTGGGAATGATGTTTTTTGAAAAACCAAAGCCGCACAGTATTTCAGAATACATCATCGAAACCGTCATGGAAGTTGTGGAGATTGGCCTGGGGCTTTTTGCCAACACGATTTCCTTTATCCGGGTGGGCGCCTTCGCGCTTTCCCACGCGGGCCTGAGCATTGTAACCTACACGCTCGCGGGCATGGCTGATCCTTCCCTGAAATCCGCCGGTGCCGTTATGATCATTATTCTCGGCAACATTTTCATCATCGGTTTTGAAGGCCTGATTTGCGGCATTCAATCCATGCGTCTGGAGTACTATGAGTTTTTCAGCAGGTTTTTCAAAGGAGACGGGGTGGTCTTTTCCCCGTTTACATTAAAGGCGAAAACATCGGAGGTGTAAGATGATCAGGGACAAGCTTTTGACTTTTTTGACCTGGGGGATTTTTTCATGCGCAGGGTTGTGCCTTTTTCCGGCGCTGTTATGGGCGGCTGAGGGAAGTCCGGGGAAAGCTTCCACCGACGCGATCGGATTGGCTTACATCGGAGCGGGAGTGGCCGTGGGATTCGCCTGTCTGGCCAGCGGTTACGCGGTGGCCAAAATCGGTTCAGCAGCCATCGGGGCGGTCAGTGAAAAACCGGAGCTGATGGGGCGAACCCTGGTTTTTCTGGGGTTGGCGGAAGGGATTGCCATTTACGGTCTCATTATCGCGATCATGATTTTGAATAAATTGTAATCCCGCTTAAGCGGGAAGAATGCTAAACTGCCGCAGCTTGCTGCGAGGTGTTTGATTATGGAAAAAATTTACATGATCGGGGACATGCATACGGTAAGCGCGTTTCGCCTGGCCGGCGTGGAAGGAGTGGTTGCGGTTCCCGCCCGGGCCGCAATCGTGCTCGAAGAGATTGTCAGAAAGAAAGACGCCGGGATCGTCCTGATCACCAACGAGCTGGCTTCCGGACTCGATGAGCGCATTGCGGAGATCAACCTCAACAGGCCGTCACCGGTGGTT
It encodes the following:
- a CDS encoding ATPase, yielding MIRDKLLTFLTWGIFSCAGLCLFPALLWAAEGSPGKASTDAIGLAYIGAGVAVGFACLASGYAVAKIGSAAIGAVSEKPELMGRTLVFLGLAEGIAIYGLIIAIMILNKL